From Proteiniborus sp. DW1, one genomic window encodes:
- a CDS encoding GntR family transcriptional regulator, with translation MTKKIDSDEIYKLLKRRIIELEYRPGEVLNEVDVADEFEISRTPIRKVFQQLSDDKLLNIIPRFGAQVTPIDFRYMKSVFEVTREIDPFATRLAVERISNENLKRLEAIVDRLNQYDIESDYQKAIDDDEEFHRIISESCGNPCLSEILERLHIHTERLWHYSEQFFNSMDLFTNTLSKVVKAIKEKDTANAEKYAREHIDEFVEKIKQELL, from the coding sequence GTGACTAAGAAAATTGATTCTGATGAAATTTACAAATTGCTTAAAAGAAGAATTATCGAATTAGAGTATAGACCGGGTGAGGTCTTAAATGAAGTTGACGTTGCTGATGAGTTTGAAATAAGTAGAACACCAATACGTAAAGTGTTCCAACAATTAAGTGATGATAAGCTACTTAATATTATCCCTAGATTTGGTGCACAAGTAACACCTATAGATTTTAGATATATGAAATCTGTTTTTGAAGTAACTAGAGAGATAGATCCTTTTGCAACAAGGCTAGCTGTTGAGAGAATCAGTAATGAAAACTTGAAAAGACTTGAGGCCATAGTAGATAGGCTAAATCAATACGACATAGAAAGTGATTATCAAAAGGCAATAGATGATGATGAAGAGTTCCATAGGATAATATCAGAAAGCTGTGGAAATCCTTGTTTATCTGAAATATTAGAAAGACTTCATATACATACTGAGAGACTATGGCATTATTCAGAGCAATTTTTTAATTCAATGGATCTTTTTACAAACACATTAAGCAAGGTAGTGAAGGCAATAAAGGAAAAAGACACAGCTAATGCGGAAAAGTATGCAAGAGAGCATATTGATGAATTTGTAGAGAAAATAAAGCAAGAGCTGTTGTAG